The genomic segment GGGACGGTGATTCGGTCAATAGTAGCATCGATTTTGTGCTCAACGAGAGTCCCGGGCAGTACCAGATCGAAGTGCTGGATCAGCACACGATCGGCTTTGATAATGTGTTGGGGATCTATAAGCTCGACGCTAATGGGCAGATAGATACCAGCAGCATAGAGATCATTCTCGACTCACAATCCAACATGGTCGATGCGGGGGATGTGTTTTATAAGCACCTTAAGACTCTTGACTTTGATGATGATGTGGGCTTTTTCCTCTTAAGTGATGGGGCAGGTACCAGTTTTAATAATGGCCCGGTGAGTGCCAGTAACCTTGAGCTGACCCGGGATCCTGGGAGCGGGGAGTATAGTGCAACCCTGGATGGAAGTGGCAGCCCGGTGGCGACCAGCATCTTCTTTAGCCATACCAGCTTTAATACAGATGAGACCGATCACTTTGAATTTACCCAAAATGGTGATGGTTCGGTGACCATAGGGATTGAAGATGTCGATAAGGTGCTCAACCCCGGGGGCTATTACGATAACGATCTCAATGATGTTGTTTTGCGACTTCGCCCGATACATACCAACAATAACCTGGATGCCAATGATTTTGAGTCCAACAAGATGGTACTGCATGGGGTGGAAACCGAGGCCACTCAGGAGAACTTCGTGATCCCGGATTATCCAGTTTCAGAGATCAACAGTTTTGAGGTAGAGAAGTTTGATGCGGGGGATCAACTGGATCTGCGCAATATCATGCAGAGCTATGATCCCGGTAATGTAGCAAATTACCTGGAGCTGGCGTTTAATACCGGCAGCGATGGCGTGGTTGATACTGTATTGACGGTCCATACTAATGGCACATCCGGAACCGCTGCCGATGATGTGACCGTGGTGCTGGATAACTTTGATGCCCACGCAGCAAACCCTGGTTGGACTGAGGAGCAGGCACTGCAGGATCTGCTGGATAACAATAACCTGATCATGCAGTAAGCACACCAGACTTACTGCATGCTATTTCAGGCCGTTTGGGCGGCTTCAAGATGAGTGCGAAAGGTCGCACTGAACTGTTCATTGTGCAGGTGTGGGCACAGAGTGCCCAGCAGCGGGGCCAACTTGGTGCGTCGCTCACTACTGGGGGTTGCCAGATAGATAGAGATACAGCGGTTGATGCTATCCTGACCATTGAGCTCGGCTTCGCTGTGTCCCAATAAAAAGGTGTGATAGGTGGCCAGGATCAACGGGGCCTCTCTTGGGAAGTTACAGTTGAGGGCTTGCTCCAGAAGATCTTCGAGCAGGAACATGTGGTACTGCTCTTTTTTAGAGCTATCCATATATGAGAGTGCGGTTCTCAAAAGAGCCAGCTGAGCGATAAACTGAACCCAATTTAACTCAAAGCCTAACAGGGTGACCCTGTCTTTGCCTTTACGCACTGTTTTTTTATGGCTGAGGCCGTTGTATGCAGTTTTGATCTCAGAGGCGAGCTTTTCACACTGGCCATCGTCACGGAGCATCATCGATTGGCGGGTCACATCAAGCACGAAATGGTAGAGGGAGAGCAGGAGCTCCTCATTTGCCCAGAGGATAACTCCTTCTTTGGTTTTGCGCGAAGTAAACTGCAGCATTCGGCCTCCTTGGCTTCTGACATCCCTGATTGAATCAGTTTACGGCCAGCGCTTTCATAAAAAAAGCCTTTGTTGCTGAAAAGTTATTCCAGGAAGGAGTGACCCTGGCGCAGATATCCAGGGCCGGAAGCTATCATGAATCGGCTGCAACGGGTGAGTAAAGCTCGGTTTGTGGGTGAAACGCCTGCCAGGCAAACCAGTAGGAGAAGATGTGGGGGATGAGGCGCCCTTGTTGATCTTTCACCGAGATGACTTCATTCTCCTGACTGAGCTCAAAATGGATCTCCCTTCCCTTAATATGATCTCTTCTCAATTTATCTGACGTCTTAAACAGCTCCACCGGGTAGGCTTTAGAGACCCCTTGAGTCTGGATCCCAACCACCAGGGTCTTAGCTGAAAGATCGGTTCTGACCTCTCCAACCGGAAACATCAGGCTTCCCAAACGATAGTAACCGGCGTAAGGGTCGACCGAATAGTCACGGTTGTAACCTGTGTCATCTGAGAGAACCTCGGTAGCGGCTTGCTTGCGTTGCCAGTTCTTCCAGGAGATCTGAACCGATGGCAGTTGTTTAAGCGTGGCTCCAGACATGGGACCTGTGATCGCTTTTTCCTTAAGCTGCGACCAGAGACTGTCGGTCTGGTGGTCGTACAGCAACACATTACTCTTATAGAGCTTGCCAGAGATCCCAAAGGTGTGGGTTTTGCCAGCGATCTTGCGCTCAAAGACCAGTGCACTCTGGGTTAGGGGGCAGAAGGTGACGACGATAGGCTCTCCTCCCAGGGTGTCATTGACGGCTTCATGCCAGTTGAGGATCTTGATCGGGTAGGCCCTGGACTGTCCATTGATGGTGACACCGACCACAGGATCGCTGCTCTTGAGATAGCGGGCTTGCCCCGGTGCGATAAATCTGGGCTTGAGCAGTGCCGGGATCCCATCTTTTGGGGGACCACCCGAGAGAATCTCATTGGGATCAACCAGGGCATTCTCGGTTGCTATCGCCATCTTGGAGTGCTGGTACCATAAGAAGCACCCAGCAAACAGCAGGATGATTAAACCGAGAATCATCCAACGGATAGAGGAGCTACGCATCCTGTTCCCCTTTGTCGATGAGCCATATCTATGAGACCGAATTTGCCACTAAAATCTTGCGCACTATCCCTGATCTACTCAAACTAAAAACAGGCGAGTAGAGGATTATCACCATGGCAGACGATAACTCAGAACTCAGGCTCATGACCGACGAAGAGGTTGAAGAGCAGATCCACCCTAAAAAGAGGGGGGGTGAGCAGAAGCCTTCAGAAGAGTACAGTGGGCCGGAGCGGCGCAGTGGCAAAGAGCGGCGAACTCAAAGAGACAGGCGAGAGACAGTGCGTTTTGAGCCGGGTGAGGAGAAGGCTGAGCGTCGCTCGGGTCAGGATCGCCGCAAGAGCGCTGATGAGGACAAGGATACCTGGGATCATCGGGACTTCTGACTTGAGCTGGGGAGCTGTGTCAGCCCCCATCTCACGAAAGCTAGTTACAATTGCAGCAGCTGTTGCACGCTTTTCTCTTGAACTGCAGCAGGCCGAAGATGAAAAACAGTGCCAGGAACAGGGCAAAGATCCCAACCATCCACTGCGGCATAGTCAGGCCTAAAAACTGCCAATCGATCTCGGTGCAGCTACCCAGCGGGGTAAACATCCAGGGAGCGATTTTTTCCAGGGGCATCCAGGAGGGGAACTGGGCAAATAGCGAGCAGACCTGAAACGGCGATGGATGGAGTTGGATCTGTACGTGCTCCAGTGCAAGCTGCAGGCCGCGAAAGGCACTATAACCCCACAGCAGAAATCCTATCCAGCGGATCGCGAAAAACCGCGGTGCGATGGCTCCGATTAAGCCAGCCAGCAGGATCCCCAGTACGGCTGCCCGCTCATAAACACACATCTCACACGGGCTTAATTTCAGCACGTATTGGAAGAACAGGGCACATAACTCAAGAAACAGAGCGCCGCCTGCCAGTAGCAGCCAGGCGCCTCTGTGTCGGGTAAATTGGTTCAGATAATCCAGCATAGTGTCACATTGTGTTGGATGAAGATTGCAATTCAATCATAAAATCATTGAAAAATATATGGGAAAACGCGACCTCAGGCTTTTGCCTGAGGTCGCGTTGGAGGTTAGTGGGCTGAGCTGGCCGCGTTGGACATCTCACTGAGAGTATGGTGGGAGATGATTCCCCACTCATAAAACTGCTGTGTCATCGGATGCAGCAGGAAGGAGATCGCAATCAGGCCCACGATTCCCAGCACGATAGTGTAGGGCAGTGCCATCCAGACCATGCGTCCGTATGATAAGCGCAGCAGGGGCGCCAGGGTTGAGGTCAGGAGGAATAGGAATGCAGCCTGACCATTAGGTGTTGCCACCGAGGGCAGGTTGGTTCCGGTGTTGATCGCAACGGCCAGCATATCAAAGTGATCATTATCGATGACACCATTCATCAGGGCCGCCTTGACCTCATTGATATACACTGTGCCGACAAACACATTATCACTGACCATCGATAGCACCCCGTTGGCCAGGTAGAATAGCCATAGATGGTGCTCTTTTTCGACCTGCAATACCCATTGAATGATCGGCTCGAACAGGTGCTGATCGATAATCACCGCCACGATCACAAAAAACACCGAGAGCAGTGCGGTAAAGGGCAGGGCCTCTTCAAATGCCTTACCGATGGCATGTTCTTCGGTGACACCGGTAAAGGCCGACGCCAGAATAATGACCGACAGACCGATCAGGCCCACGGCAGCCAGATGCAGAGCCAGAGCCACGATCAGCCACAGAGCGATCACCCCCTGGATAATGAGTTTGGCATAATCCTTATGGGACATGTGGGAGTCCTGGTGCTCATCATACTCCAGGATGATGTGGCGGACACTTTCCGGGAGCTTGTCACCATAGCCAAACCAATGGGTTTTCTCGAGAATGGCGCAGGTGATGAGTCCACAGATCAAAACCGGGAAGGTGACCGGAGACATGCGGATCGCGAACTCGACAAAGTGCCAGCCGGCACGCTCGCCGATGATCAGATTTTGCGGCTCTCCGACCAGGGTACAGACGCCCCCCAAAGCGGTTCCTATGGCGGCATGCATCATCAGACTGCGCAGGAAAGCTCGAAACTGATCCAGATCGCGGCGCTTAAGCTCATGCAGATCATGGTCGTGGCTGTGATCGTGATCATCATGGGTGAAGTGTTTGCCGGAAGCAACCTTGTGGTAGATGGCATAGAAGCCAACCGCGACACTAATGATCACCGCAATGACCGTCAGTGCATCAAGGAATGCTGAGAGCACAGCGGCGGCGAAGCAAAATGCCACTGACAGTGCTATCTTGGAGCGGATCCGCACCAAGAGTTTGGTGAACAGATACAGCAACAGATCTTTCATGAAGTAGATGCCGGCAACCATGAAGATCAGCAGCAGCAACACTTCGATATTTGCAATCAATTCATGTTTGACCTGGGCCGGACTCGTCATGCCAATAATCACGGCCTCAATGGCCAGCAGCCCCCCGGGCTGCAGCGGGTAGCACTTGAGCGCCATCGCCAGTGTCATGATGAACTGGATCACTAGTAACCATCCTGCGACAAAGGGGTTGAGCCAGAACAAAATGGGGTTAATGACCAGACAGGCTATGATGGTGTACTTGTACCATCGTGGCGAGTGTCCTAGGAAGTTGTGCCCAAAGGCACGTCCTAAACTGATAGCCATAGTATGTTATGTCCCTGTTTAGTGTGAAACCAAAATTAAAAGTGTTTGGGCTTATCGCCTTATAGTTATCTCTTTTGCCCTTTATTATTCTTAGCCTAGTTCAAAACTAGTTGATTCAGAAAGGGAATGTCATCTTATTCTAAACAGGCCGGTCAACTGGTCGCACCAGACTTGTTATCGTTTACTGCCCTTTGTTATTATCGCCGGATTGTCGCTATTCCTTGCTAAGAGACGGCTGTAGATGGTCATTAGAGCTCAGAGCCCTGCCGGCTTTGCTGAAGAGTATATTATCGAATCAATCTGGAAGAACCGATTTGCGCCGGGAACAGTGTTACCTGCCGAGCGTGAGCTTTCCGAGCTCATCGGGGTGACCCGGACCACCTTGCGTGAAGTCTTGCAACGCCTTGCCCGGGATGGCTGGCTAAAGATTCAACATGGCAAACCAACCCGGGTCAACGATTTCTGGTCCTGTGTCGGGCTTAATGTGCTGGAGACCCTGATTCGTCTTAATTCGGTGCAGGCCGAGGTGGCGGCCATGAGTCAACAGGTGCTTGAAGCTGTGATGCAAACCCGGACTCTTTACCTGGAAGGTGTGGCTGCTGATGTCAAAGAACCATTGTTGCGGCTGCTGAGTGAGCTCGACTCACTCGAAGATACCGGGGCTGAGTACCAGGCATTTGAGCTGAGCTTTTGTGAACTGATTCAACAACATGCCGGTAACTGTGCCTACCGCCTGATGTTCAACGGACTGAGGTCTCTGTACCAGAGGGTTTGTGAGTTTTACTTTTCCGAGCCCGAAGCGAGACAGGCCGCTTTTGATTACTGGTCTGAGCTTGGGGTGAAGCTGGGGGAGGGCTCTTATGAGGTGATTCCAACCCTTCAGGCAGAGTATGCCCAAAGGGTTGGAGATTTGTGGAGCCGGATGAGTGAGCGGTTACCCGTTCAATTTCCGGAGCAGACGGCTGGCATCTAGCTTGTCGCTGCTTTCTCACTCGCAGCTTCGGTCTCGGCCGGGCACTGAGCGATGATTTCGGTTTTACCGCTATCATCCTCCTGCTCCAGTATCACCTTGAATCCCCACAGCTGATACAGGTGCTTGATCACCTCCTCTTTGCTGTCAGCCAGCGGGATCCGGTTATGGGGGCGATAGCGCAAGGTTAGTGAGCGATCGCCCCTGATGGCGACGTTAAACACCTGAATATTGGGTTCAAGATTACTCAGGTTGTACTGCTGAGCCATGGTGTTGCGCAGCCGGCGATAGCCCTCTTCGTTGTGGATCGCGGTGACACTCAGATAGGATTTCTGATCATCGTCCTCCACCGAGAACAGCTTAAGATCCCGCATCACCTTGGGTGACAGGAACTGGCTGATAAAGCTCTCATCCTTGAAGTTCTGCATCGCAAAATGCAGGGTTTCGATCCAGTCACTGCCCGCAAAATCCGGGAACCAGTATTTATCCTCTTCGGTTGGCTCTTCACAGATCCGTCGCAGATCCTGGAACATCGCAAACCCTAAGGCGTAAGGATTGATCCCTGAATAGTAGGGGCTGTTATAGGGGGGCTGATAGATCACGTTGGTATGACTGTGCAGCACCTCCATCATGAAACGATCGCTCAGTTT from the Dongshaea marina genome contains:
- a CDS encoding DUF3179 domain-containing protein encodes the protein MRSSSIRWMILGLIILLFAGCFLWYQHSKMAIATENALVDPNEILSGGPPKDGIPALLKPRFIAPGQARYLKSSDPVVGVTINGQSRAYPIKILNWHEAVNDTLGGEPIVVTFCPLTQSALVFERKIAGKTHTFGISGKLYKSNVLLYDHQTDSLWSQLKEKAITGPMSGATLKQLPSVQISWKNWQRKQAATEVLSDDTGYNRDYSVDPYAGYYRLGSLMFPVGEVRTDLSAKTLVVGIQTQGVSKAYPVELFKTSDKLRRDHIKGREIHFELSQENEVISVKDQQGRLIPHIFSYWFAWQAFHPQTELYSPVAADS
- the dsbB gene encoding disulfide bond formation protein DsbB is translated as MLDYLNQFTRHRGAWLLLAGGALFLELCALFFQYVLKLSPCEMCVYERAAVLGILLAGLIGAIAPRFFAIRWIGFLLWGYSAFRGLQLALEHVQIQLHPSPFQVCSLFAQFPSWMPLEKIAPWMFTPLGSCTEIDWQFLGLTMPQWMVGIFALFLALFFIFGLLQFKRKACNSCCNCN
- the nhaB gene encoding sodium/proton antiporter NhaB, translating into MAISLGRAFGHNFLGHSPRWYKYTIIACLVINPILFWLNPFVAGWLLVIQFIMTLAMALKCYPLQPGGLLAIEAVIIGMTSPAQVKHELIANIEVLLLLIFMVAGIYFMKDLLLYLFTKLLVRIRSKIALSVAFCFAAAVLSAFLDALTVIAVIISVAVGFYAIYHKVASGKHFTHDDHDHSHDHDLHELKRRDLDQFRAFLRSLMMHAAIGTALGGVCTLVGEPQNLIIGERAGWHFVEFAIRMSPVTFPVLICGLITCAILEKTHWFGYGDKLPESVRHIILEYDEHQDSHMSHKDYAKLIIQGVIALWLIVALALHLAAVGLIGLSVIILASAFTGVTEEHAIGKAFEEALPFTALLSVFFVIVAVIIDQHLFEPIIQWVLQVEKEHHLWLFYLANGVLSMVSDNVFVGTVYINEVKAALMNGVIDNDHFDMLAVAINTGTNLPSVATPNGQAAFLFLLTSTLAPLLRLSYGRMVWMALPYTIVLGIVGLIAISFLLHPMTQQFYEWGIISHHTLSEMSNAASSAH
- the fadR gene encoding fatty acid metabolism transcriptional regulator FadR is translated as MVIRAQSPAGFAEEYIIESIWKNRFAPGTVLPAERELSELIGVTRTTLREVLQRLARDGWLKIQHGKPTRVNDFWSCVGLNVLETLIRLNSVQAEVAAMSQQVLEAVMQTRTLYLEGVAADVKEPLLRLLSELDSLEDTGAEYQAFELSFCELIQQHAGNCAYRLMFNGLRSLYQRVCEFYFSEPEARQAAFDYWSELGVKLGEGSYEVIPTLQAEYAQRVGDLWSRMSERLPVQFPEQTAGI